One stretch of Malus domestica chromosome 14, GDT2T_hap1 DNA includes these proteins:
- the LOC103454551 gene encoding protein EARLY RESPONSIVE TO DEHYDRATION 15-like isoform X3 translates to MALVSGGSRLNPNAPLFIPAALRQVEDFSPEWWQLVTTSTWYHDYWLSQQGEDGFYDDTQNEVDNVADLLPETFDLDVGDEFSGLEAQFEEFLQMSQTEAGFEKGAAVLKNLKSLEDRRPKSPVEPRRYAEKPAKHVSPKCSPRFIQQPR, encoded by the exons ATGGCCCTGGTTTCCGGAGGATCAAGATTGAATCCCAACGCCCCTCTCTTTATCCCTGCGGCTCTCCGGCAGGTGGAGGATTTCTCCCCTGAATGGTGGCAACTGGTCACAACCTCCACATGGTACCACGACTACTGGCTCAGTCAGCAGGGTGAGGATGGCTTCTATGATGATACCCAGAATGAAGTTGACAATGTCGCTGATTTGCTTCCGGAGACCTTTGATCTCGATGTTGGTGATGAATTCTCCGGTCTAGAAGCTCAGTTTGAGGAGTTCCTTCAGATGTCTCAGACTGAAG CAGGGTTTGAGAAGGGCGCTGCGGTCTTGAAGAATTTGAAGTCACTGGAGGACAGACGTCCGAAGTCCCCTGTGGAGCCAAGGAGGTATGCTGAGAAGCCAGCAAAGCATGTGAGCCCGAAATGCAGCCCCCGTTTCATCCAGCAGCCTCGTTGA
- the LOC103454551 gene encoding protein EARLY RESPONSIVE TO DEHYDRATION 15-like isoform X4 has protein sequence MALVSGGSRLNPNAPLFIPAALRQVEDFSPEWWQLVTTSTWYHDYWLSQQGEDGFYDDTQNEVDNVADLLPETFDLDVGDEFSGLEAQFEEFLQMSQTEGFEKGAAVLKNLKSLEDRRPKSPVEPRRYAEKPAKHVSPKCSPRFIQQPR, from the exons ATGGCCCTGGTTTCCGGAGGATCAAGATTGAATCCCAACGCCCCTCTCTTTATCCCTGCGGCTCTCCGGCAGGTGGAGGATTTCTCCCCTGAATGGTGGCAACTGGTCACAACCTCCACATGGTACCACGACTACTGGCTCAGTCAGCAGGGTGAGGATGGCTTCTATGATGATACCCAGAATGAAGTTGACAATGTCGCTGATTTGCTTCCGGAGACCTTTGATCTCGATGTTGGTGATGAATTCTCCGGTCTAGAAGCTCAGTTTGAGGAGTTCCTTCAGATGTCTCAGACTGAAG GGTTTGAGAAGGGCGCTGCGGTCTTGAAGAATTTGAAGTCACTGGAGGACAGACGTCCGAAGTCCCCTGTGGAGCCAAGGAGGTATGCTGAGAAGCCAGCAAAGCATGTGAGCCCGAAATGCAGCCCCCGTTTCATCCAGCAGCCTCGTTGA
- the LOC103454551 gene encoding protein EARLY RESPONSIVE TO DEHYDRATION 15-like isoform X2 has translation MALVSGGSRLNPNAPLFIPAALRQVEDFSPEWWQLVTTSTWYHDYWLSQQGEDGFYDDTQNEVDNVADLLPETFDLDVGDEFSGLEAQFEEFLQMSQTEGKDGFEKGAAVLKNLKSLEDRRPKSPVEPRRYAEKPAKHVSPKCSPRFIQQPR, from the exons ATGGCCCTGGTTTCCGGAGGATCAAGATTGAATCCCAACGCCCCTCTCTTTATCCCTGCGGCTCTCCGGCAGGTGGAGGATTTCTCCCCTGAATGGTGGCAACTGGTCACAACCTCCACATGGTACCACGACTACTGGCTCAGTCAGCAGGGTGAGGATGGCTTCTATGATGATACCCAGAATGAAGTTGACAATGTCGCTGATTTGCTTCCGGAGACCTTTGATCTCGATGTTGGTGATGAATTCTCCGGTCTAGAAGCTCAGTTTGAGGAGTTCCTTCAGATGTCTCAGACTGAAGGTAAAGATG GGTTTGAGAAGGGCGCTGCGGTCTTGAAGAATTTGAAGTCACTGGAGGACAGACGTCCGAAGTCCCCTGTGGAGCCAAGGAGGTATGCTGAGAAGCCAGCAAAGCATGTGAGCCCGAAATGCAGCCCCCGTTTCATCCAGCAGCCTCGTTGA
- the LOC103454551 gene encoding protein EARLY RESPONSIVE TO DEHYDRATION 15-like isoform X1 produces the protein MALVSGGSRLNPNAPLFIPAALRQVEDFSPEWWQLVTTSTWYHDYWLSQQGEDGFYDDTQNEVDNVADLLPETFDLDVGDEFSGLEAQFEEFLQMSQTEGKDAGFEKGAAVLKNLKSLEDRRPKSPVEPRRYAEKPAKHVSPKCSPRFIQQPR, from the exons ATGGCCCTGGTTTCCGGAGGATCAAGATTGAATCCCAACGCCCCTCTCTTTATCCCTGCGGCTCTCCGGCAGGTGGAGGATTTCTCCCCTGAATGGTGGCAACTGGTCACAACCTCCACATGGTACCACGACTACTGGCTCAGTCAGCAGGGTGAGGATGGCTTCTATGATGATACCCAGAATGAAGTTGACAATGTCGCTGATTTGCTTCCGGAGACCTTTGATCTCGATGTTGGTGATGAATTCTCCGGTCTAGAAGCTCAGTTTGAGGAGTTCCTTCAGATGTCTCAGACTGAAGGTAAAGATG CAGGGTTTGAGAAGGGCGCTGCGGTCTTGAAGAATTTGAAGTCACTGGAGGACAGACGTCCGAAGTCCCCTGTGGAGCCAAGGAGGTATGCTGAGAAGCCAGCAAAGCATGTGAGCCCGAAATGCAGCCCCCGTTTCATCCAGCAGCCTCGTTGA